The proteins below come from a single Cricetulus griseus strain 17A/GY chromosome 6, alternate assembly CriGri-PICRH-1.0, whole genome shotgun sequence genomic window:
- the LOC100769869 gene encoding olfactory receptor 4S2 → MASRTYSIEGVNNVTEFIFLGLSQNPEVEEVCFVLFSFFYMVIVLGNLLIMLTVCVGNLFKSPMYFFLNFLSFVDICYSSAIAPKMIVDMLVKKKTISYGGCMLQIFAVHFFGCTEIFTLTVMAYDRYVAICKPLHYMTIMDRERCNKILLGTWVGGFLHSLIQVALMVQLPFCGPNEIDHYFCDVHPVLKLACTDTYIVGVVVTANSGTITLGSFVILLISYAVILVSLRKQSAEGRRKALSTCGSHIAVVIIFFVPCTFMYMRPDTTFSGDKMVAIFYTIITPVLNPLIYTLRNAEVKNAMRKLWTRKVSWETTRK, encoded by the coding sequence ATGGCCTCAAGAACATATTCCATAGAAGGAGTAAACAATgtcactgagttcattttcttgGGACTTTCTCAGAACCCAGAAGTTGAAGAAGTatgctttgtgttgttttcctttttttatatgGTCATTGTGTTGGGCAACCTGCTCATCATGCTCACAGTTTGTGTTGGCAATCTTTTCAAGTCccccatgtatttcttcctcaactttcTATCATTTGTGGACATTTGCTACTCCTCAGCCATAGCACCCAAGATGATTGTTGACATGTTAGTGAAGAAAAAAACCATCTCTTATGGGGGGTGCATGTTGCAAATCTTTGCGGTTCATTTCTTTGGTTGCACTGAGATTTTCACCCTTACTGTCATGGCCTATGATCGATATGTGGCCATCTGTAAGCCCCTCCACTACATGACTATCATGGACCGAGAGAGATGCAACAAGATATTACTGGGAACATGGGTGGGTGGGTTTCTACACTCTCTTATCCAAGTGGCTCTGATGGTACAGCTCCCATTTTGTGGACccaatgagattgatcactactTCTGTGATGTACACCCTGTGCTGAAACTTGCCTGCACAGACACCTACATTGTTGGTGTTGTTGTGACAGCCAACAGTGGTACTATTACACTGGGCAGTTTTGTTATCTTACTAATCTCATATGCAGTTATTCTGGTGTCTCTGAGAAAACAGTCAGCAGAAGGGAGGCGCAAAGCTCTCTCCACCTGCGGTTCCCACATTGCTGTGGTCATCATCTTTTTCGTTCCCTGTACTTTCATGTATATGCGGCCTGACACTACCTTCTCAGGGGATAAGATGGTGGCTATATTTTACACCATTATCACTCCCGTGCTGAACCCTCTGATTTACACTCTGAGAAATGCAGAAGTGAAGAATGCAATGAGGAAGCTGTGGACTAGAAAGGTTTCCTGGGAGACTACTAGAAAgtaa